GCTCGCCACCGACGCCGGCTCGCAGAGGGCGCGCATGGCCCTGCACCTGGTCAAGAGGCCGGGCGTATTCTTCAGCACCACGCTGCTGGGCACCAACCTGTCCGCCATCACCGCATCGGTTGTCTCAACATTTTTCATAATCGATCGCTTCGGCGAGGCCTACGCCCCGTTGGCCATCCTCTACTGGCCCTTCGCGCTGGTCTTCGGCGAGATCGTGCCCAAGAGCATCTATCAGCACCATGCGGACAGAATCGTGCTGCGGGTGGCGCCGCTTTTGTTCGGCGTCTCCTTCGCGCTGTACCCGGCGGTCTGGATCTTCTCCAAGCTCACGGATATTCTCCTCGGCGGTGTGAAGAAGCGCGCGGCGTTCGGCCATCCCATCACGCGCGACGAGCTGGAGCTGATGATCGAGATGGGAGGCCCGGGCACGAGCGACGTTCGCCCCGCGGAGCGCACCCTGATCTCCAGACTCTTTGACCTGGCGGACAAGCGAGTGGAACAAATCATGACGCCCCTGGTCGACGTGATCACGGTGCCGGTCAAGGCGACCCACGACGAGGCGTGCGGGGTGATGGACCACCACGGATACTCCCGCGTGCCCGTGATAGACGGCGACGCGTTCAACGTCGTGGGCGTGCTGACCGGCGTGGACCTGCTCTTCGGCGGTGAGCAAAAGGGCGTGCGTGAGCTCATGCACAAGGCCTACTTCGTGCCCGAGGAGATGCCGCTCGACGAGCTGCTCATCGAGATGAAGCGAAGGGGGGTTTCTCTGGCGGTCGCGGTCGACGAGTACGGCGCGGCGACCGGCATAGTCACGGTCGAGGACCTGCTCGAGGAGGTCGTGGGCGAGATCAGGGACGAGCATGACGAGGAGCCGCACCTGTACAGCAGGGTCGGCAGATTCCGCTACATCCTTTCGGGGAGGCTAGAGGTCGGCCACGCGAACGACAGGCTCAAGCTCGAGATCCCGGCGGGGCCGTACCAGACGGTGGCGGGGTTCGCCATACACGAGATCGGGAGGATACCGAAGGCGGGGGATTCCTTTGTATCCGGCCGCTATGAGTACAAGGTGACAAGGGCCACGGACAGGGCGGTGATCGAGGTCGAGGCGTGGCGCGCGGCTGACAAGCCGGAAGGCGAGAGGGTCTGATGTCCATAGCATACTTCGATTGTTTTTCCGGCGCATCAGGCGACATGATACTCGGCGCCCTCGTGGACGCAGGCGCCCCACTCACGAAGATCACGAGGGAGCTTACGAAACTAGGGGTCGGAGATTTCAGGATCGAGAGAAAGAGGGCGAAGGGTTTCGCCGGCACGGACCTACGAGTCGTTGCGATCGAGGAGCCGGATCACGCCCACTACGCGGACATAGACGCCGCCGTGGCGGCGAGCCGGATCTCGAAGGGCGCGAGGGAGCTGGCGAGGGATGTCTTCAGGAGGCTGGCCGAGGCCGAGGCGAGGGTGCACGGAACCACGATAGAGCGCGTCCACTTCCACGAGGTCGGCGCGGTGGATTCCATAGTCGACATAGTTGGTTCTGCGATCGCGTTCGAGCACATGGGCTTCGGCGAGATCCACTGCTCGCCTCTTCCCCTGTCGAGCGGCACGGTCCGCTGCGCGCACGGAGAGCTCCCGGTGCCTGCGCCTGCGACGCTGGAACTCATCCGCGGCGTGCCGCTTGAGAAGACGAACGTGAAAGGCGAGCTCGTCACGCCCACCGGAGCTGCGATCCTCACCGCGGTGGCGTCTCATTTCGGCGCCTGCCCCCTGCAGCGCATCGACAGGGTGGGCGTGGGTCACGGCGACCGCGAGATAAAGGGGCGGCCCAACATCCTGCGGCTCATGATCGGCGATGGCTTCCGCGCCGTAGCGATCGAGGCCGACATCGACGACATGAACCCCGAATTATTCGAGAACGCCATGGGGAGGATGTTCGCCGCAGGGGCCGTGGACGTAACGCTCCAGCCGATACAGATGAAGAAGAACCGCCCAGGGGTCAGGCTCGCCTGCATCGCCCCCTGGGATGCGAAAGAACGCGTCATCGACGCTGTGCTTAATGAGACCACCACCTTTGGCGTGCGCTATTGGCCGGCGGAGAGAAAGATGCTGGCAAGGGAGCTTGGGACATCGAAGATCAAGGCAGGCAGGTTCAACCTCAAGATCGGCCGCGACGAATCCGGCCGCATCGTCAAGGCCATGCCCGAGTTCGAGGACGTAAAGCGCCTCGCCTGCAAGGCGAAGAGGCCTGTGGTTGATATATATAATGATGCGATGGTCGAGGCCAGAAAGCTGCTCAAGGCTGGCCGGAAAACGCCGTAAATTGCGGTATTTAAGACCTTTACACCAATAACTCCTTGACTCTCAAGGGGAAATCGACTATCCACCCGCCCTCGTCCTGCCTACCGGCAGGCAGTTATATCTAGAAGAAAGGTGAGGGAGTTATGTCTCTGAATCAGAAGTACACTTGGCTGGATTTCCTGAAGGAACACCCTGAGCATCGCGAGAAGGGGATGAAGCGCACAAGCTCCGAGGGGAAGAAGGCCTTCGAGTCCGCGTTCAAGACCCACGCCAAGCAATACCTCGACAACATCGAGAAGCGCTACGAGCGCGAGATCGAGCGCTCGAAGAAGGCGCGCACTGAGCGCACCGAGAGGGTGAAGACCGCTGCCAAGGCCAAGAACTTCTCCAGGGCGCGCATGGCTCAGGCCAAGGTCGGCCGCGCGGACGCGGCCATCGCCCAGATCGAGCGCCAGAAGAAGC
The bacterium genome window above contains:
- a CDS encoding hemolysin family protein, which produces MSVAFVIIILFICLLLEGFFSGSEIAVVSADKFKLALATDAGSQRARMALHLVKRPGVFFSTTLLGTNLSAITASVVSTFFIIDRFGEAYAPLAILYWPFALVFGEIVPKSIYQHHADRIVLRVAPLLFGVSFALYPAVWIFSKLTDILLGGVKKRAAFGHPITRDELELMIEMGGPGTSDVRPAERTLISRLFDLADKRVEQIMTPLVDVITVPVKATHDEACGVMDHHGYSRVPVIDGDAFNVVGVLTGVDLLFGGEQKGVRELMHKAYFVPEEMPLDELLIEMKRRGVSLAVAVDEYGAATGIVTVEDLLEEVVGEIRDEHDEEPHLYSRVGRFRYILSGRLEVGHANDRLKLEIPAGPYQTVAGFAIHEIGRIPKAGDSFVSGRYEYKVTRATDRAVIEVEAWRAADKPEGERV
- the larC gene encoding nickel pincer cofactor biosynthesis protein LarC, translating into MSIAYFDCFSGASGDMILGALVDAGAPLTKITRELTKLGVGDFRIERKRAKGFAGTDLRVVAIEEPDHAHYADIDAAVAASRISKGARELARDVFRRLAEAEARVHGTTIERVHFHEVGAVDSIVDIVGSAIAFEHMGFGEIHCSPLPLSSGTVRCAHGELPVPAPATLELIRGVPLEKTNVKGELVTPTGAAILTAVASHFGACPLQRIDRVGVGHGDREIKGRPNILRLMIGDGFRAVAIEADIDDMNPELFENAMGRMFAAGAVDVTLQPIQMKKNRPGVRLACIAPWDAKERVIDAVLNETTTFGVRYWPAERKMLARELGTSKIKAGRFNLKIGRDESGRIVKAMPEFEDVKRLACKAKRPVVDIYNDAMVEARKLLKAGRKTP